In Aethina tumida isolate Nest 87 chromosome 2, icAetTumi1.1, whole genome shotgun sequence, the DNA window tttgtttctaatttaattatttatttcaaatttttaagcttaatatttcaaattatttatttatttaaatcaaaaatatatttcttattttttatttaattattcaatattaattgttgatgtttaatatttaaaattatataattttagttttttttatattgttattttaatttttttatgcccaatattttaattttttttaatttattttttttagggtttaatatttcgaattttatagatttaaattaaaaaccttatttttttttaatgattattttaattttttatacttaatgtttcaaattttataaatattaattttttaaaatttaattattttttaataaacttaataaataaaaaatattaagctatttattataaatttaaattgacatttaattattttttattttaatttaatcataatatcaatattttttttatttaaatatttaaaataagttttgtttctaatttaattatttatttgaaaatttttaagcttaacatttcaaattatttatttatttaaattaaaaatatatttttgtttttaatttaaagttttaaaatttttgaaatcaaataatcttattttttgtttaattattcaatattaaattctgatgtttaatatttatatgattttagtttttttagattattttaatttttttaagcctaatattttaattttttttaatttattttttgtttttggtttaatattttgaattttatagatttaaattaaaaatgataatttttttaataattattttaattgttacacttaatgttttatattttatattttttcatcaaacttaataaataaaaaataaaaatttttattaaactatttattataaattttacttgacatttaattaatttttcaattcaatttaatcttGATAtcaatatctttttttattatttaaatagtaatttttaatgttttaaattagtgAATCTGAAATACGCACCTACTTAATCTGTTTTAAAATAGAGTGAATTTGAAACCCgttagaatataatttacttaattattgagGATAACAACTCTCAATTTTCTAAGTGAACCCAACACCCACTAGATCGAAATATCGAAAAGGTCATTTAAAGATAACCATTTGCAGAATTTAATTGAgtgttattacaattaaaacttcTCTTTtagagattattttatttcattgaacAGGCACGTATTTACAGATGTGAGTTTtcaaattggttaaaaatgtatttgtttatagCAACTAATTGTTTTATCTTACAGCTTTACTCCTATATAATATGGAAAGCatgatgtatatattttatatatgatgACCCAATAATTTCTTGTaagttgtaattaaaaaattataaataatagaaacccCAAGTATCAACAAGTTCTTATATTAAAGAGAGTTTTCTACGACGAGATGCTGAAGATACCAGTACCTAAAGGAGTCACACAATATTTGCCCACATTGTTACTAAGTACTAAAGGGAAAGTAATTCTTACCAACAACTTAATTAAAGAACTagataaattaacaaagaatAATTAGCTACACATAAGGCAAAAGCTGAAATTCGAATTCGAAGTGACTGATCCCTGGGAGAGTGTTTgggtagaaatataaatactgattacctaaattaacaaaacataaCAGAATTTAAACCATGCAAACTTGTATGTCTGTACCTATTTActtcttcaatttaaattatttatgtttttgaaataataaattttgtttactcgttaaaattgtttcatcaACAACTCCCAAATAATATGTCAACACGTGGAAGTAAAATATCAGGTAAATCTTACACGAAAACAGCAATTAGGGTAACCTTGACGTAAAAAATGCGTAcagctttttaaatatatttcggtTAAGGTCACGGAATTAAACCAAAAGAACATCCGTTAAattgatgtaaatattttttatgcgaagtccataattaaattttgtacgtGTGTGAATCATTGTGTGTAATAGATGATAACAAATAGATTTGCCAATCTATTATGTCCAGTTAGGATAACGTTGGTAATCCTAATATGACTAttccattaaatattcaacgaATGACTTACTAGTAAGAGAATTATTCATAACATCAAATATGTCATTGATCATTCATGTTcatggataaaataattacttcagtaataaaatcagtcaaattaaaaaaatatatatttatcaaaatactgGTAGTAAAAATGCATTACTCcaattgattatttacaaAGTCGTTGTTGGTAAACTGATATATTTGTTCGTAGGCACTGTTTTTAATACCGGTATACACTGGCGAATAATTGTAAATGAGAGACCTCTGTTCCAAGTTGTGATCAGGGAATGCGTTACCATTTTGTCTGCATTCGTTAACgaaaaaatttccaaaatattgAGATATTTTTATGGCCTCGGGTGTATGCGGAATTCCGACGTTTTGCTTGAATTCAAATTGGTTTTTTTCTGGGTGGAACTGGACCCCATAAAATGGATACTTGATTGATTCCATCATAGAAATGAATTCAAGTTTGTTGTTGTCCAAATTGGTGGCGAGAATTTTCCAGTCGTTTAGCAGGTTGTTCTCTTTCATCACAGATTCAGTTAAACAATAGCGGTGTTGGTTGTATGTCACATTGTCATTTTTCAGGTTGTGGATCACGTCGTCGCTTGCATTGCCCATCAATTTACTCTTTTCGTAACCTGAAATATGTAACTAAGAATTGGTACGCAGCATTATAATATTCATCACGTAGAAAGAATAAATTGAAAGAAGGTAATCGaatctttaatttatgttaattgtttaaCGGCCATTTTCAagctaaaattaatcaattaattgttgattaaaattgagCAATTCAGTAAATTTCTTAAACGTATTATATGAACACCAAAGTCATTAGCaaataattttccatttattatcctcgtaattgtttgttattgaACTTGTAAAATTGATGTTGCTTGAGAGTACAAACAAATTAGTTAGTGAGATAATAATTTGGTCTAAATATAGAGTAAAGACTGATTGAGTAAGGTCATTGCTTCAAATGACTGAAGAGGTGTCTTGGGAAAATAATGTGTTGATCTAGGTTAGTTGTTTCTTGTAATACATCGAATTtctacataatatatattattatgacTAGATTTTGATCAATAATAGctcaaaatataaacaatttcttaattaatcaaCTCAGGAcacacaaataattttcattatataacttttaagttataaatgtataaaatgtatttaaaaatgtgttcccattttcaattttagattattttaattattt includes these proteins:
- the LOC109605216 gene encoding gamma-glutamyl hydrolase-like isoform X4, producing the protein MDTPIIGILSQETYSVRKYLEDDAVSSFIAASYVKYVESAGGRVVPIWIGQREEYYQRVVNYTNGIIFPGGATYFNETAGYGEAAKILYRLAVKANKEGIYYPIWGTCLGMEVFAFAILGEDIRVDCDLHKVAIPLEFSNGYEKSKLMGNASDDVIHNLKNDNVTYNQHRYCLTESVMKENNLLNDWKILATNLDNNKLEFISMMESIKYPFYGVQFHPEKNQFEFKQNVGIPHTPEAIKISQYFGNFFVNECRQNGNAFPDHNLEQRSLIYNYSPVYTGIKNSAYEQIYQFTNNDFVNNQLE
- the LOC109605216 gene encoding gamma-glutamyl hydrolase-like isoform X3, which gives rise to MRIRKKLISMLNAFDINKNDTPIIGILSQETYSVRKYLEDDAVSSFIAASYVKYVESAGGRVVPIWIGQREEYYQRVVNYTNGIIFPGGATYFNETAGYGEAAKILYRLAVKANKEGIYYPIWGTCLGMEVFAFAILGEDIRVDCDLHKVAIPLEFSNGYEKSKLMGNASDDVIHNLKNDNVTYNQHRYCLTESVMKENNLLNDWKILATNLDNNKLEFISMMESIKYPFYGVQFHPEKNQFEFKQNVGIPHTPEAIKISQYFGNFFVNECRQNGNAFPDHNLEQRSLIYNYSPVYTGIKNSAYEQIYQFTNNDFVNNQLE
- the LOC109605216 gene encoding gamma-glutamyl hydrolase-like isoform X2, giving the protein MRCKGNLFSIHNIEDITRNDTPIIGILSQETYSVRKYLEDDAVSSFIAASYVKYVESAGGRVVPIWIGQREEYYQRVVNYTNGIIFPGGATYFNETAGYGEAAKILYRLAVKANKEGIYYPIWGTCLGMEVFAFAILGEDIRVDCDLHKVAIPLEFSNGYEKSKLMGNASDDVIHNLKNDNVTYNQHRYCLTESVMKENNLLNDWKILATNLDNNKLEFISMMESIKYPFYGVQFHPEKNQFEFKQNVGIPHTPEAIKISQYFGNFFVNECRQNGNAFPDHNLEQRSLIYNYSPVYTGIKNSAYEQIYQFTNNDFVNNQLE
- the LOC109605216 gene encoding gamma-glutamyl hydrolase-like isoform X1, translated to MFRILTIVTIFLSFFFSDAADTPIIGILSQETYSVRKYLEDDAVSSFIAASYVKYVESAGGRVVPIWIGQREEYYQRVVNYTNGIIFPGGATYFNETAGYGEAAKILYRLAVKANKEGIYYPIWGTCLGMEVFAFAILGEDIRVDCDLHKVAIPLEFSNGYEKSKLMGNASDDVIHNLKNDNVTYNQHRYCLTESVMKENNLLNDWKILATNLDNNKLEFISMMESIKYPFYGVQFHPEKNQFEFKQNVGIPHTPEAIKISQYFGNFFVNECRQNGNAFPDHNLEQRSLIYNYSPVYTGIKNSAYEQIYQFTNNDFVNNQLE